Genomic DNA from Deltaproteobacteria bacterium:
CCCATCATTAAAGTCGTGTGCCGTACCTGCCGTAGGCACGCATCCAGGTGTCGCCGGCGGCAATCCACCGCCGCCACCACCACCTCCTCCTCCATCACCGCCAAACCCATGCGGAACTACGACACTGCCGTCAGGACGTAGAACAAACAAGGTTCTTCGGCCAAAGGAAACGACATTTTGCCCACTTAGAAAAGTTCTAATAAAGTAAGTGTCTGGCCCAGCATCAGAATCTATACGCCTATACACGCCGAACTCAGAATAATTAACTCCAGAGAAATTTCCCGTAAGAGAGATGTCACCACTTAAGCCAAAATCAACCGACAAGTAAAAGTTTTCCGAGAAACGCTCGAAAGCAGTATTTTGCATCCCATTTGTTCGCACTACTACAAAATCGCCCACACCATCGCCGTTTAAATCGGCTGGCGGAATCGGAGAATCTCCACTCAAACCCCACTGTACGTAGTGATCTACCTGCTCATAAATATCTCTGTAATACCAATGTAATCCGCCTGCAAGATTGCGCGACACTAGGAGCTCATCACATGTATCGCCATCCACATCCGCCGCGTAGATCGTATCAGTAGCTAAGCCAAATAAATAATCACCGAAATTTCCGCCTCTAGAAAAGCTAAAAAACCAATACTTATACCCATTAATATTGCGAACAACCGCCCTGTCAGCCTTGCCATCGCAGTCAAAATCTCCCGCTATTGGCTGATCTCCATTTTGACCAAATGTCATTTTAGTAACCGAACCATCGGCTTCCATAGTAGACCACTCTAACACAGCATCGGATCGCACAAATACCACTGCTGGCTGAACTCTACCGTCTCCGTCATAGTCAGCTGGAACCATGGCATCTCCGGCCGACGGCAGCATAAAAGTTGCCTGCCGGCCATCGCCATACCTCAAATGAAACGCCGTCGTGCCAGCACTTCTGTTTACCTCAGCCAACGCAAATTCGGACTGATTATCCCTGTTGTAATCCCCAGGAATCAACCTATGATATACGCCCTGATTAGAAACAGGCATTGGAACGTTCCAATTGGATATATAAGCTTGAGGATTTAAGCTAAAATGTGGATTTTCTGCTGAAAAGGGAATGCGAAAATAATTGCCATCTTCCAGTCGTACGTAAAAGGCTATCTCGCTCGGTCTAAATACCGCATACTCAATAATGTCATCTCCATTTACGTTTACGATTACCGGCCTATCGCCGGGAAGCCCCCATTGAATCGGCAACGAGGGAACGCCAAGCTCTCCCGCTTCATAGGATTGCGCAAAATAGTAATGCCCACTACTCGGTCGGAATATGCCAGCCTCGCCACAACCATCGGCATCAAAATCGGCAACAAAAGGGATATCCCCAGGAAGGCCAAAATAAAAACTCTCCCACCCTTTCTGTGAGGACTTGCGAAAAGTCCATGAACTGTCTCTACGGCTAAACAAAACGGGATCCGCCTTGCCATCGCAATCGATATCGCCAGCAAGAGGCACTCCGCCAATGACGTGACTTTGAAACGTCTCTACCAGTGCACCATCGCAGTCCCCTAGCGACCAAACGCCAGTACTTGGACTATAAGTCGCAAAACTCGAACATTCTCGACCAAGATAATTGGCCGGAATGGGGAGATCCCCTGCCTGCCCCAAAATAACCGCCTTTGTCACTCCTCCATTAATAGCTACGTGGAA
This window encodes:
- a CDS encoding VCBS repeat-containing protein, which produces MRRSFTYRTSVFLSFFMLGFLNFAVADDITVATDYDGDGFGDLIAYDSSTATFSIRKSSTLEFVHIKVNGSSVGDIPANGDYNGDMLADLGTYNRTTGVFHVAINGGVTKAVILGQAGDLPIPANYLGRECSSFATYSPSTGVWSLGDCDGALVETFQSHVIGGVPLAGDIDCDGKADPVLFSRRDSSWTFRKSSQKGWESFYFGLPGDIPFVADFDADGCGEAGIFRPSSGHYYFAQSYEAGELGVPSLPIQWGLPGDRPVIVNVNGDDIIEYAVFRPSEIAFYVRLEDGNYFRIPFSAENPHFSLNPQAYISNWNVPMPVSNQGVYHRLIPGDYNRDNQSEFALAEVNRSAGTTAFHLRYGDGRQATFMLPSAGDAMVPADYDGDGRVQPAVVFVRSDAVLEWSTMEADGSVTKMTFGQNGDQPIAGDFDCDGKADRAVVRNINGYKYWFFSFSRGGNFGDYLFGLATDTIYAADVDGDTCDELLVSRNLAGGLHWYYRDIYEQVDHYVQWGLSGDSPIPPADLNGDGVGDFVVVRTNGMQNTAFERFSENFYLSVDFGLSGDISLTGNFSGVNYSEFGVYRRIDSDAGPDTYFIRTFLSGQNVVSFGRRTLFVLRPDGSVVVPHGFGGDGGGGGGGGGGLPPATPGCVPTAGTAHDFNDGRGGAVWKPESEGVPNHAPVMLLPDSPYCSLYRSGGLRVTVLGSSGSEVSGFQRTHCSGVNGGRPHLYLSKTGHQLQPFSPLTIKVEYEGVTECRSVPDPTRRYD